A section of the Triticum dicoccoides isolate Atlit2015 ecotype Zavitan chromosome 7A, WEW_v2.0, whole genome shotgun sequence genome encodes:
- the LOC119328506 gene encoding serine/threonine-protein kinase ATR-like — protein MSNFAGHIKELRALIAGSSSSSAAPASAHYEAKLREVLPSLLRDHVLPAPTATEMETKVVLRLLNYTAPRFPGVFSNGRPAEVIRVIGRILPLFAEHDYQSIIFEPVWSLLSLLRTGDREAYRQFFLDAMRGLKLNFLLNLTDLQYVASKHTESGCLLKCFCGSFSDILESTAIFSDLPERFQPKNGPGVLIDLSGDMRWCSFATSLIRLINKCLTDGTLHVEGIVTMPFVSAACSILCYGDESLHKVCFDFARIVATVMTVEILPTETIIRSITSILSQDVNELSSIRDPDYDLSMGACLNALHSSCPGYIVESTAADIVNVFTRAVQTSRSSELQAAMCNAYMRIVEVCSPQVWKPEILLKLLYLPKPYDKVTECIRLVVDKFGQSLVSVDASDDRGSFQEKSEVFELPKVGQKRVAQNQENTLYKRQKMSESRSTIGSFMAKLSPAGIGHELAKDYAYDLQLSLNSRIKFLSPDNHNAYPLEPDIAIQVLSLLSLSFCVNPKTSLFISISKQVLSWIPWICKQATEKCFFSFDMLLYFKALQTVMLLRSFHPGDSKQFEDEARLICFRSEYLDYPLYVDLISLLKRVWSDGHVSTQTCLDKLKCLVVQVIAKIGNRLNIDCDLELLELAIHSESVEVQNEALMSLPIIVLYSGPTMLGVMFKKLELFGDLGSDKVWKCVAFSLGFLSCLNGTTDVTDKAGNSCKLFMDKDSKQPVSTLDLLLKGFWCPHCDNRTVNTKEQISIVDMAVLETENVALKHNILKAHVLFFKFLYAQTSKECIISMVEVLPRVLRHSSKEVLLEMKIKWVNCIDFLLLNGMKDVRDAFSLVVCCFLETRVMDILFSDELGMEGGTKELKFMDKLKQAFAEAEDSHVLLTLLESTATIMQASDTQGEVFFCSFVLLIAQLDNHDPIVRKTASRLLHRCCTYSFKGGIELFLSNNFRVRDDLYDYLSSRLLNNPVVINEFAEAVLGIKTEELIRRMVPSVIPKLIVSHPDNDQALITLHELANHLNTDLVPLIVNSLPKVLSFALFYEDGQHLPSVLQFYHTETGSDSKEIFAAALPTLLDEIICFPGESDHIETDRRTTRISPTIQNIARILIGNDTLPEFLKNDFVRLLNSIDKKMLHSDDLKLQKQALQRIRKLVEMMGPYLSTHAPKIMVLLIFATDKEALQMDGLDVLHFFIKQLAEVSSTSIKYVMSQVVAAFIPSLEKCRECPSVHLRKIVEILEELVVKNSKLLKQHIRELPLLPSLPSLSEVNKVIQEARGSMTLQDHLKDAVDGLNHESLNVRYMVACELSKLFKAKREDVTALIIGEDTSDLDVISALIMALLKGCAEESRTMVGQRLKLVCADCLGALGAVDPAKFKVISCERFKIECSDDDLIFELIHKHLARAFRAASDTTVQDSAALAIQELLKLAGCQSLPKEDNGEDSSSCEMSRRGQKLWGRFSSYVKEIIAPCLTSRFHLPSVNDAALLGPIYRPTMSFRRWIYYWIRKLTSHATGSRYGIFSACRGIVRHDMPTALYLLPYLVLNAVCYGTLEARQSITDEILSVLDAAASESSGAIVQGVTGGQSEVCVQAIFTLLDNLGQWVDDLKQEIALSQSNNAMAGRQAGKLNDESCSNNGQDQLLVQCSNVAELLAAIPKVTLAKTSFRCQAHARALAYFESHVREKSGSSNPAAECSGTFSDDDISFLMEIYGGLDEPDGLLGLANLRNSSSLQDQLIINEKAGNWAEVLTLCEHALQMEPDSVHRHCDVLNCSLNMCHLQAMIAHVDGLVGRIPQYKKTWCMQGVQAAWRLGRWDLMDEYLPEADKGLVYSSTENSASFDIGLAKIFKAMTTKDQFMVAEKIAQSKQALLVPLAAAGMDSYMRAYPYIVKLHMLCELEDFNSLLGDESFLDKSFSADDPSFLKLTKDWDNRLKCTQSSLWAREPLLAFRRMVYNLSHMNSQVGNCWLQYAKLCRLAGHYETAHRAILEADASGAPNVHMEKAKHLWNIRKSDSAIAELQQTLLNMPAEVLGNTVLSSLSSLSLALPNAPISATQASKENPDVSKTLLLYTRWIHNTGQKQSEEIKTLYSRVTELRPKWEKGFFCMAKFLDDLLVDARKRQEDKKFTGGVGSVTPGSAGSASAPAKERPWWELVPTVLLCYAKGLHKGHKNLFQALPRLLTLWFEFGNIYIREGPSAEMKVVHDRMLAVVRGCSKDLPTYQWLTVLSQLISRICHQNGELVRVVRYIIQVVLQAYPQQALWMMAAVSKSTVSARREAAGQILKLAKKGVGKRSDYVALFNQFPSLIEHLIKLCFHPGQPKARSINISTEFSSLKRMMPLGIILPVQQALTVTLPSYDSNMSGQSTFHPFSISEHPTIAGIADDAEILSSLQKPKKVVFLGSDGVARPFLCKPKDDLRKDARMMEFNAVINRLLSKVPESRRRKLYIRTFAVVPLTEDCGLVEWVPNTRGLRHILQDIYITCGKYDRMKTNSQMKRIYDVCHASKIPEDEMMKTKILPLFPPVFHKWFLTTFSEPAAWFRARVAYAHTAAVWSMVGHIVGLGDRHGENILIDATTGDCVHVDFSCLFDKGLQLEKPEVVPFRLTQNMIDGLGIAGYEGVFLKVCEITLSVLRGHKEALMTVLETFIHDPLVEWTKAHKSSGGEVQNPQAQRAIANITARLQGVVVGVNAAPSLPLSVEGQARRLIAEAVSHKNLGKMYIWWMPWF, from the exons ATGTCGAACTTCGCCGGCCACATCAAGGAGCTCCGCGCGCTCATcgcgggctcctcctcctcctccgccgccccggcCTCCGCCCACTACGAGGCCAAGCTCCGCGAGGTCCTCCCCAGCCTCCTCCGCGACCACGTCCTCCCCGCCCCCACCG CGACCGAGATGGAGACCAAGGTGGTGCTCAGGCTGCTCAACTACACGGCGCCCAGGTTCCCCGGGGTCTTCTCCAACGGCCGCCCCGCCGAGGTCATCCGCGTCATCGGCCGCATCCTCCCCTTGTTCGCAGAACACGACTACCA GTCAATTATATTTGAGCCGGTTTGGTCTCTCCTCTCACTTCTCCGCACCGGTGACCGGGAGGCCTACAGGCAGTTCTTCCTGGATGCGATG AGAGGATTGAAATTGAACTTCTTGTTGAATCTAACAGATCTACAATATGTGGCATCAAAGCACACGGAGAGTGGATGTCTTTTAAAATGCTTCTGTGGATCCTTCTCGGACATTTTGGAGTCCACTGCGATTTTTAGTGACCTCCCAGAGAGGTTCCAGCCTAAAAATGGACCTGGTGTGCTGATTGATCTGTCTGGTGACATGAGATGGTGTTCATTTGCCACTTCGTTAATTAGACTCATCAACAAATGCCTTACAGATGGTACCCTGCATGTTGAAGGGATTGTTACCATGCCATTTGTTTCCGCTGCTTGTTCTATTCTCTGTTATGGGGATGAATCCCTGCACAAG gtTTGTTTCGATTTTGCGCGGATCGTTGCAACGGTGATGACTGTTGAGATTCTTCCTACGGAAACTATTATTCGTTCAATCACATCGATTCTAAGCCAAGATGTTAATGAGCTTTCTAGTATCAG AGATCCAGATTATGACTTATCAATGGGTGCATGTCTAAATGCTTTGCATTCTTCGTgtcctggttatattgttgaatctaCGGCTGCTGATATTGTCAATGTTTTCACAAGGGCAGTACAGACTAGTAGAAGCTCAGAGCTTCAG GCTGCGATGTGCAATGCGTACATGAGAATAGTCGAAGTCTGCTCCCCACAAGTATGGAAACCAGAGATCCTTCTAAAGTTGCTCTATTTGCCCAAGCCTTATGATAAAGTGACTGAATGCATTCGACTGGTTGTTGACAAATTTGGTCAGAGTTTGGTGTCTGTGGATGCCAGCGATGATCGAGGCAGCTTTCAGGAAAAATCTGAAGTATTTGAACTGCCAAAAGTCGGCCAGAAAAGAGTGGCTCAGAACCAGGAAAATACTTTGTACAAACGTCAAAAGATGTCTGAATCACGATCAACCATTGGTTCATTTATGGCCAAATTATCTCCTGCTGGCATAGGACATGAACTAGCAAAAGATTATGCCTATGATCTTCAATTGTCACTAAATTCACGTATTAAGTTCCTGTCACCTGACAATCATAATGCTTATCCATTGGAGCCTGATATTGCTATACAAGTGCTTAGTCTTCTTTCTCTTTCATTCTGTGTTAACCCAAAGACAAGTCTGTTTATTAGTATTTCTAAGCAAGTTCTCTCCTGGATCCCTTGGATTTGCAAGCAG GCAACCGAGAAATGTTTCTTTTCCTTCGACATGTTACTATATTTCAAAGCTCTTCAGACTGTAATGCTTCTCCGAT CCTTTCATCCTGGAGACTCTAAACAGTTTGAAGATGAAGCTCGGCTGATTTGTTTTCGCAGTGAATATTTAGATTATCCACTATATGTTGACCTCATCAGCTTGCTGAAACGGGTGTGGTCTGATGGTCATGTTTCCACTCAAACATGCTTAGACAAGTTAAAATGCCTTGTGGTACAAGTTATTGCTAAGATTGGCAACAGACTGAATATTGACTGTGACCTTGAACTCCTTGAACTGGCTATCCATAGTGAATCTGTGGAGGTTCAAAATGAGGCTCTTATGTCACTGCCCATTATTGTACTGTATTCTGGTCCTACGATGCTTGGAGTGATGTTCAAGAAACTTGA gtTATTTGGTGATTTAGGATCTGACAAAGTGTGGAAATGTGTTGCCTTTTCACTCGGTTTCCTATCTTGTTTAAATGGAACAACTGATGTTACTGACAAAGCGGGGAACAGTTGCAAGCTGTTCATGGACAAGGACTCTAAGCAACCAGTCTCGACATTGGATCTTCTCTTGAAAGGTTTCTGGTGCCCTCACTGTGATAACAGAACTGTCAATACTAAAGAGCAGATTTCTATTGTGGACATGGCAGTACTAGAAACTGAGAATGTTGCCTTGAAACACAATATTTTGAAGGCCCACGTACTTTTTTTCAAGTTCCTATATGCACAGACTTCCAAAGAATGTATCATTTCCATGGTTGAAGTTTTGCCACGAGTACTGAGACATTCTAGCAAAGAGGTTTTACTTGAGATGAAAATTAAGTGGGTAAACTGTATTGATTTTCTGCTACTTAATGGAATGAAAGATGTCAGAGATGcattttctcttgtagtatgctgcTTTTTGGAAACCAGAGTCATGGACATTTTGTTCTCGGATGAACTGGGAATGGAGGGAGGGACTAAAGAACTTAAGTTCATGGACAAACTAAAGCAAGCGTTCGCAGAAGCTGAAGATTCTCATGTTCTACTGACTCTTTTGGAGTCTACTGCTACAATTATGCAAGCCAGTGATACTCAAGGGGAAGTTTTTTTCTGCTCATTTGTATTGCTTATTGCTCAGCTTGATAACCATGATCCCATTGTAAGGAAGACGGCATCAAGATTACTTCACAGATGCTGCACTTACAGTTTCAAAGGAGGAATAGAACTGTTCCTCTCGAATAACTTCCGTGTTAGAGATGATTTATATGACTATCTTTCATCTAGACTATTAAATAATCCTGTAGTGATTAATGAATTTGCTGAGGCTGTTCTTGGGATTAAGACTGAAGAGCTGATTAGGAGAATGGTTCCATCAGTTATACCAAAGCTTATTGTGTCTCACCCAGACAATGACCAAGCTCTTATTACTCTGCATGAACTGGCAAACCATCTAAACACTGACCTAGTACCATTGATTGTTAATTCACTACCTAAAGTGCTTTCGTTCGCTCTATTCTATGAAGATGGGCAGCACTTGCCGTCTGTTCTACAGTTTTATCACACCGAAACTGGAAGTGATAGCAAAGAAATATTTGCAGCTGCTTTGCCAACACTGCTTGATGAGATCATATGTTTTCCCGGGGAATCTGATCACATCGAGACTGATAGAAG GACAACAAGAATTTCACCAACAATACAGAATATTGCAAGAATTTTGATAGGGAATGACACCCTTCCTGAGTTCTTGAAGAATGATTTTGTCAGACTTCTCAATAGCATTGACAAGAAGATGCTTCATTCTGATGACTTGAAGCTTCAAAAACAAGCTCTCCAGCGTATACGGAAGTTAGTTGAGATGATGGGCCCTTATTTGAGTACACATGCACCGAAGATTATGGTTCTGTTGATATTTGCCACTGATAAGGAAGCTCTTCAAATGGATGGTCTTGATGTGTTACATTTTTTCATAAAGCAATTGGCTGAGGTATCATCGACCAGTATCAAGTATGTTATGTCCCAAGTTGTAGCTGCTTTCATTCCGTCTTTAGAGAAGTGCAGAGAATGCCCTTCTGTGCACCTGAGAAAAATTGTTGAAATCCTAGAAGAACTTGTTGTGAAAAACAGTAAGTTGCTTAAACAACATATACGTGAACTGCCATTGCTGCCCAGCTTACCATCTTTGTCGGAAGTAAACAAAGTAATACAGGAAGCCAGAGGATCTATGACTCTGCAAGATCATCTAAAGGATGCCGTTGATGGTCTTAATCATGAGAGCTTGAATGTAAGGTACATGGTAGCATGTGAGTTAAGTAAATTATTCAAGGCCAAACGGGAGGATGTTACTGCACTTATAATCGGTGAAGATACTTCTGATTTGGATGTAATAAGCGCTTTAATTATGGCTTTACTAAAAGGATGTGCTGAGGAGTCAAGGACAATGGTTGGCCAGAGGCTGAAACTAGTTTGTGCAGATTGTCTTGGTGCACTGGGTGCAGTTGATCCTGCTAAGTTCAAGGTAATTTCGTGTGAGCGCTTTAAGATTGAATGTTCAGACGATGATCTTATATTTGAGTTGATCCACAAGCATCTTGCAAGGGCATTCAGAGCAGCTTCCGACACAACAGTACAAGATTCGGCTGCCTTGGCTATTCAAGAGCTACTAAAATTGGCTGGTTGTCAGTCTTTACCCAAAGAAGATAACGGGGAAGATTCAAGTAGTTGTGAAATGAGCAGAAGGGGTCAGAAGTTGTGGGGACGTTTTTCTAGTTATGTTAAGGAAATAATTGCGCCATGCTTGACATCAAGATTTCATCTTCCTAGTGTGAATGATGCTGCTTTACTTGGCCCAATATACCGCCCAACAATGTCCTTCAGAAGGTGGATATATTATTGGATTAGAAAGTTGACATCCCATGCAACTGGATCGCGCTATGGTATTTTCAGTGCATGCCGAGGAATTGTTCGGCATGACATGCCAACTGCGCTCTATCTCCTACCTTACTTGGTTTTAAATGCTGTTTGCTATGGAACTCTAGAGGCTCGGCAAAGTATCACTGATGAAATATTGTCTGTTCTCGATGCAGCTGCTTCAGAAAGTAGTGGGGCTATTGTTCAAGGTGTTACTGGGGGGCAGAGTGAGGTTTGTGTTCAAGCCATCTTCACTTTACTTGATAATCTTGGGCAATGGGTTGATGATCTCAAGCAGGAAATTGCTCTATCCCAGTCTAATAATGCCATGGCTGGGAGGCAAGCAGGTAAATTGAACGATGAAAGCTGTTCTAATAACGGCCAAGATCAATTGTTGGTGCAGTGTAGCAATGTTGCTGAGCTGTTGGCTGCTATACCTAAAGTTACTCTAGCTAAGACCTCTTTTAGATGTCAAGCTCATGCACGTGCTCTAGCATATTTCGAATCTCATGTCCGAGAGAAGTCCGGGTCCTCTAATCCAGCTGCAGAGTGTAGTGGCACTTTTTCAGATGATGACATCTCTTTTCTGATGGAAATATATGGAGGATTGGATGAGCCTGATGGCCTATTAGGTTTAGCTAATCTGAGGAATTCATCAAGCCTACAAGATCAACTTATCATCAATGAGAAAGCTGGAAACTGGGCTGAAGTGCTAACACTGTGTGAACATGCTTTGCAAATGGAACCTGATTCTGTCCATAGACATTGTGATGTTCTCAACTGTTCGCTAAACATGTGCCACCTTCAAGCCATGATTGCGCATGTGGATGGTTTGGTTGGCAGAATACCTCAGTATAAGAAAACATGGTGCATGCAAGGTGTGCAAGCAGCTTGGAGATTaggaagatgggatctcatggatgagTACCTACCTGAGGCAGACAAAGGTCTTGTCTACAGTAGCACTGAGAACAGTGCTTCGTTTGACATAGGTCTAGCAAAAATATTCAAGGCGATGACGACAAAAGATCAGTTTATGGTTGCTGAAAAGATCGCCCAGTCCAAGCAAGCGTTGCTTGTCCCGTTGGCTGCAGCAGGCATGGACTCGTATATGCGTGCATATCCTTACATTGTCAAGCTCCACATGCTGTGTGAGCTGGAAGACTTCAACTCCCTGCTGGGAGATGAGTCATTTCTCGACAAATCATTCAGTGCAGATGATCCAAGTTTTCTGAAGTTAACAAAAGACTGGGATAACCGTCTTAAATGTACACAATCGTCTCTGTGGGCAAGGGAGCCTTTGCTTGCTTTCCGAAGGATGGTTTATAATCTTAGTCATATGAATTCTCAAGTTGGGAACTGCTGGCTTCAGTACGCTAAGCTCTGCCGTTTGGCTGGGCATTATGAGACAGCCCACCGTGCAATACTGGAAGCAGATGCTTCAGGTGCTCCAAACGTTCACATGGAGAAGGCAAAGCACCTATGGAATATACGGAAATCTGATAGTGCTATAGCCGAACTTCAGCAAACACTTCTAAACATGCCCGCGGAGGTTTTGGGAAATACTGTCCTTTCATCTCTTTCCAGCCTTTCTCTCGCATTGCCAAATGCGCCTATCTCTGCAACACAAGCATCAAAAGAGAATCCAGATGTGTCTAAAACCCTTCTTCTTTATACTAGATGGATCCACAATACAGGGCAAAAACAGAGCGAGGAAATCAAAACTCTCTACAGTAGAGTAACAGAGTTGCGGCCCAAGTGGGAGAAGGGTTTCTTTTGCATGGCAAAGTTTttggatgatttacttgttgatgcTAGGAAACGTCAGGAAGATAAGAAATTCACAGGTGGAGTTGGATCTGTTACTCCTGGCTCTGCTGGAAGTGCAAGTGCCCCAGCTAAAGAGAGGCCTTGGTGGGAGTTGGTTCCAACAGTCTTGCTATGTTATGCAAAAGGACTCCACAAAGGACACAAGAATCTTTTTCAAGCACTACCACGGTTACTTACGCTTTGGTTTGAATTTGGAAACATATACATCCGAGAAGGGCCAAGTGCAGAAATGAAAGTCGTTCATGATAGG ATGTTAGCTGTCGTCCGCGGGTGCTCGAAGGATCTACCAACTTATCAGTGGCTAACTGTGCTGTCTCAGTTGATATCTCGCATCTGTCATCAGAATGGTGAACTTGTCAGAGTTGTAAGATACATTATCCAGGTGGTTTTACAGGCATACCCTCAGCAGGCACTTTGGATGATGGCTGCAGTGTCAAAGTCAACAGTTTCTGCAAGACGAGAGGCTGCTGGACAAATATTAAAATTAGCAAAGAAGGGTGTTGGGAAGAGGAGTGACTATGTTGCGCTGTTTAATCAGTTTCCTTCTCTAATAGAACATCTGATTAAGCTGTGCTTTCACCCAGGGCAGCCCAAGGCGAGGTCAATAAATATCTCGACTGAGTTCAGTTCCTTGAAAAGAATGATGCCCCTAGGAATTATATTACCTGTCCAGCAGGCTCTCACTGTAACTCTGCCATCATACGATTCAAATATGTCAGGTCAATCTACTTTTCACCCTTTTTCAATCTCTGAGCATCCTACTATAGCTGGAATAGCTGATGATGCAGAGATCCTTTCCTCCCTTCAGAAACCAAAGAAG GTTGTGTTCCTTGGAAGCGATGGAGTGGCTCGCCCATTTCTATGTAAACCGAAGGATGACCTTAGGAAGGATGCACGCATGATGGAGTTCAATGCTGTGATCAATCGTCTCCTCTCCAAAGTTCCTGAGAGCCGCAGGAGGAAGCTTTATATCAGAACCTTTGCCGTGGTTCCACTTACAGAAGACTGTGGACTAGTAGAATGGGTGCCCAACACCCGTGGTCTTCGGCATATTCTTCAGGACATATACATAACTTGCGGCAAGTATGATAGGATGAAAACAAACTCACAGATGAAGAGGATATATGATGTATGCCATGCTAGCAAAATACCTGAAGATGAGATGATGAAAACTAAAATCCTTCCATTGTTCCCCCCGGTGTTCCACAAATGGTTCTTGACGACATTCTCTGAACCAGCAGCATGGTTTCGTGCC